One window of Bactrocera tryoni isolate S06 chromosome 2, CSIRO_BtryS06_freeze2, whole genome shotgun sequence genomic DNA carries:
- the LOC120768620 gene encoding secreted Ly-6/uPAR-related protein 1, which produces MKQIIALVLLAACLLPSGDAIKCYQCKSLTEANCAKDVIDATLNIQSVDCDQVAKPNTMDQLLPVTKCNKVVTSDKAGIIVSRDCHFEVVGQKPDVCTVSHSREVQSCHICKGDLCNASSAGFVAISLAALISLIAMQFLM; this is translated from the exons ATGAAACAAATCATTGCACTAGTGCTCTTGGCGGCCTGTCTATTGCCCAGCG GTGATGCCATCAAATGCTATCAATGCAAATCGCTAACGGAGGCAAATTGCGCCAAGGACGTTATCGATGCTACCTTAAATATTCAATCCGTCGATTGCGATCAGGTGGCAAAACCTAACACTATGGATCAGTTGTTGCCGGTTACTAAATGCAACAAAGTTGTAACTAGCG ACAAGGCTGGCATTATAGTGTCACGTGACTGCCACTTTGAAGTAGTGGGTCAGAAGCCTGATGTTTGCACAGTGTCCCACAGTCGCGAAGTACAAAGTTGTCACATTTGCAAGGGTGATCTCTGCAATGCTTCCTCAGCTGGTTTCGTGGCGATCAGCTTGGCGGCGCTAATTAGCTTGATTGCTATgcaatttttaatgtaa
- the LOC120768619 gene encoding uncharacterized protein LOC120768619, which yields MSNFQSVIYVGIFLCCLVQLGFAIKCWDCRSDNDPKCGNPFDNSSLVITDCAQEPELEHLPGVRPTMCRKIRQKMHGEWRYFRSCAYMGEPGIEGDERYCLMRTGSYNIFMEYCTCNSKDGCNVASLLSGNKIAITLSTIIVGAIAWTLRL from the exons ATGAGTAATTTCCAATCAGTAATTTATGTTGGCATATTTCTATGTTGCCTAGTACAACTGG gcTTTGCTATTAAGTGCTGGGACTGCCGCTCAGACAACGATCCAAAATGTGGAAATCCATTCGACAATAGTTCACTGGTTATTACTGATTGTGCACAGGAGCCTGAATTGGAACACTTACCTGGTGTACGACCGACAATGTGTCGTAAAATTCGCCAAAAAATGCACGGCGAATGGCGCTATTTCCGTAGCTGTGCCTACATGGGAGAACCTGGCATTGAAGGTGATGAGCGTTATTGTCTGATGCGCACAGGAagctacaatatttttatggaaTACTGCACATGCAATAGTAAAGATGGTTGTAATGTTGCCAGTCTACTTAGTGGGAACAAAATTGCAATAACGCTCAGTACAATAATAGTCGGTGCAATTGCTTGGACATTACgcctttaa